One Candidatus Woesearchaeota archaeon genomic region harbors:
- a CDS encoding nucleotidyltransferase domain-containing protein has product MAKKEYKENKKNSEEKQKSDNELALKIPENLPKEAQEKIKEIKEKIDKFQKEILKKFDKYIMGIALLPPQRKGEEKPAQPQPGEEIDPEEKTSEKQEEKKEGGEKINVLVLVDDSDSQKMSKQELASKLSAIITKMAEDVDKSLAPEIVILSELWQSCYDAKYDLLQLIAMSAPVYDLGMLSAIKIAEIHKSMVLKKFERYIVSYVLAGSLVQGRATKTSDIDVWVVIDDTDVKRMTRAELKDKLRAIIIGMGIEAGDITGVKNKLNIQVYILTDFWDSLKEANPIIFTLLRDGVPFYDRGIFMPWKQLLKMGKIKPSAEAIDMFMSSGEEMLKRVHFRLQDLGMEDIYYAILTPSQAALMLFGVPPPTPKETPALMKEIFVDKEKMLEEKYIKLLEKNIQVRKELEHGTKKSLTGKELDELLTNAEDYLKRIKKLFGQIEKIKEEEDMVRIYDTTVTMIRDILKLEGVEKVADVEIVSMFEDKLIAEGKIPAKFLRILNEIIKAKKDYDEKKLSKVEVEKVKKDSASFIKFLIEYIQRKRGLEIEKARVRVKHGTKFGEVLLLEKEAYVIHDIDAEQKEITKAAINKDGSLGAAKESSIEEMEKALVNEKIPQRVFIKEPLFESLKSFFGKDVEVMVNY; this is encoded by the coding sequence ATGGCAAAGAAAGAATATAAGGAAAATAAAAAAAATTCTGAAGAAAAGCAAAAATCAGACAATGAGCTGGCATTAAAGATCCCTGAAAACCTGCCGAAAGAAGCCCAGGAAAAGATAAAGGAAATAAAGGAAAAGATTGACAAATTCCAGAAAGAAATTCTTAAAAAGTTTGATAAATACATAATGGGGATTGCATTGCTGCCTCCGCAGAGGAAAGGCGAGGAAAAGCCTGCTCAGCCGCAGCCTGGAGAAGAAATCGATCCAGAAGAAAAAACCAGCGAAAAGCAGGAAGAGAAAAAAGAAGGCGGTGAAAAAATAAATGTTCTCGTTTTAGTTGATGATTCTGACAGCCAGAAGATGTCGAAGCAGGAATTGGCATCAAAACTTTCAGCAATAATAACAAAAATGGCTGAGGATGTCGACAAGTCTTTGGCTCCTGAAATAGTGATTCTGTCAGAGCTATGGCAGAGCTGCTATGACGCGAAATATGATCTGCTGCAGTTGATTGCAATGTCTGCCCCTGTTTATGACCTTGGAATGCTTTCGGCAATAAAAATAGCTGAAATCCATAAATCAATGGTGCTGAAAAAATTCGAGCGCTACATTGTTTCATATGTTCTGGCAGGCTCATTAGTGCAGGGAAGGGCAACAAAAACATCTGATATTGATGTCTGGGTTGTAATTGATGACACTGATGTAAAGCGCATGACAAGGGCTGAGCTTAAAGACAAATTAAGGGCTATAATAATTGGCATGGGAATCGAGGCAGGCGATATAACTGGAGTTAAAAACAAGCTGAACATCCAGGTTTATATTCTGACAGACTTTTGGGACAGCTTGAAAGAGGCAAATCCAATAATATTTACTCTGCTTAGAGACGGCGTTCCATTCTATGACAGGGGCATCTTTATGCCGTGGAAGCAATTATTGAAAATGGGCAAGATAAAGCCAAGCGCAGAGGCAATTGATATGTTCATGTCATCAGGCGAAGAAATGCTGAAAAGGGTGCATTTCAGGCTGCAGGATCTGGGAATGGAAGACATTTATTATGCAATACTCACTCCGAGCCAGGCCGCGCTGATGCTTTTTGGCGTTCCGCCTCCAACTCCGAAGGAAACTCCTGCATTGATGAAGGAAATCTTTGTTGACAAGGAAAAAATGCTTGAAGAGAAGTATATTAAACTTTTAGAAAAGAACATTCAGGTAAGAAAAGAGCTTGAGCATGGCACAAAAAAATCACTCACAGGAAAAGAGCTTGACGAGCTGCTGACAAATGCAGAAGACTATCTTAAAAGAATAAAAAAGCTGTTCGGCCAGATAGAAAAGATAAAGGAAGAAGAGGATATGGTTCGCATTTATGATACAACCGTAACAATGATAAGGGACATTTTAAAATTAGAGGGTGTTGAAAAAGTTGCGGATGTTGAAATTGTCAGCATGTTTGAGGACAAGCTTATAGCTGAAGGGAAGATTCCTGCAAAATTTTTAAGAATACTGAATGAAATAATAAAAGCAAAGAAAGATTATGATGAAAAGAAGCTGTCAAAAGTGGAAGTGGAAAAGGTAAAGAAAGATTCTGCTTCCTTCATAAAATTCCTGATCGAATACATCCAGAGAAAGCGCGGCCTGGAAATAGAAAAAGCAAGGGTTAGGGTGAAGCATGGGACAAAGTTCGGAGAAGTTCTGCTGCTTGAAAAAGAGGCGTATGTTATTCACGACATAGATGCCGAACAAAAAGAAATTACAAAAGCAGCTATAAACAAAGATGGCAGCTTAGGCGCAGCAAAAGAGTCTTCAATCGAAGAAATGGAAAAAGCCCTTGTGAATGAGAAAATTCCTCAGCGCGTTTTTATAAAAGAGCCATTATTTGAAAGCCTTAAGTCCTTTTTCGGAAAGGATGTCGAAGTTATGGTGAACTATTGA
- a CDS encoding fibronectin type III domain-containing protein has translation MKANKKEIIALFLIALMMFLPAYSANALTISNIRVKNLTSSSADILWDTDAAADSMVKYGNYSYREFSVSDAALVTEHAVTLPALLPDSKYYYSITSAAGSDSATKGGDNYYFYTNVGDIVAPVISAILVSTTEKTATISWTTSEASTSKIYYGGTTGLGSEVSAGGMLTQHNVQLTDLTNNTQYFYVANSCDAYNNCANSSLLSFVAQSADTTPPFINATIPALHGSSQIDIGGSTEAYTTVQLYQNDALKRALTTDYNGTFLFPAVVLDPAVSPNKIRLHAKDAAGNENDASYNITVDLTYPFLDIAPIPQVSPVQTLKVNGTVDKNSTIKFYVSPESFDTTPPPAVENLSQSIVTASSIKIAWNTVNVTDLSKYAVYRSDVGRIATTFSNYFLDILVSTNKTYTYQASAVDASGNEGQKSAMIYITTLAGGSTITQLPTVVELDIITPQTMLNNVLGNFSTGLALQNGRNRIKIEAIDNIGHTTTYENATLFDPNPPVIVENNLGSLSPSYIPDVTIRGKVNKNATVYVYLNYDDGSSPSYEKATESDGTFSVDISLTKEGTLNEYETTGIAGTPSTGLSGEYSPAYINKIKLTAKDSVGRESSPVMGDIKYTQCGFGAWWQVNISEATPDMLTPKLMLIGMSQIGITSQIGWQGGYQNGNIIANPTVEIMPLSAEQKEKYDEDWLQSSQAIWSSDKRTGYVILKIKRLDSIIKANTSLQKENNLSDHRKDECPVPGLGCIKIPLLLTIRFYDPNLPGYSISPGVGGTQGALTQTQTLTQKQCWDVIVNIDRRAPSDKIPKAFLTSSVELLNTTIELIDMILKPLNQVKTWVFYGCMGSWAYSFFNWFNEKWNCEYSGGLGTILGGIIGANEMKKVAEQGQCDQAFDPAKEQDKNQACKSCSDAIQRRMGWEQTMHLICDRIFCPAAPTLQNYVEGKVKEGKDIFGATDLGTKETISSAANLVKSNSDCGLVKSAVGKDTVKTIYDNYIDQQNQQACKGLHPYDPKCCGFEYMREWDSACGAYPKFGFNEIEESYCLVHPEDTKVCTTPRKIFNSVAGFCDPQGKPKEEFVKGLRTYKELGPQDTKDTEALGKEIFYRITEKTDSSGKTTDVVVERGYYNTKYVTAQQGAVQVGQPSKVTQDVEFKPLRPVNEIKDVDVIDKNNLQSSYNAQLTKFKKDYVFVAAETRQIPGVAGNGDINKDAQEVFDKILSAIGTTDKKYIVDPTSGLLRSIQCVCLPGITSYLSLYRSMMDAIRTCFNTILLTGDGNPGVCQAVLTQYVCDLIYDVIKCFTKKYSNGFGKRIEGGIGGFLGALTSAGTAVQKSVSGRYGGSTIWRTMFAERKLVHAICLFAFTGDWNLDVNTLLNENISVNIQSQPILYPCTRRFVSYNPVSNPSGLTTWSYHLGIGLVAGSPLTYRVYLKCSSGYTCDTNDFEGGKCDCVSAEQTMGVAAEGGTGVLKAGQILDSDTYVPLTESKVRYDTAVLEWAWTDNTGAKRTDKQECSITQEGGKPPVFCSFDIGTGSYLCRLSIGQNTGEAYFNPAPSARAEPFKKDENLRISVNIAQQLPRDASERKSEYCSDGLKYCSYTKQLRWTVTNQNGVVISEMSSGTAASNQPPQLLYESKEHQFTLPDVMITKEMFERTSTPTSTTKTCENVGVPTGVTYSNSISVKSMTCDDTFELIYHTGKNDNEKFEYKIGTYLSTPTAIFTPSSKTTNKCTYEKSSNKVTCGNNVININSEPTNDASTVFYSHIQTSQTTTSTFTCDNKEQTWNAVFALYDYKKDDTTGQYVPSEQKTTYNGAIQEKSLNFKVICNPSAQGTASTTGPTIINSFTVDDKTGTILVKKNDAKNAKITTTEDSASAYMSVKGPISDSLQLEQSSSISKKEWSAKTLLWVPVLAGKYTLQGHVIGGSLNNPYTSQNTITAYVWEKECSDKSNPAKKGVCLSTESSGVCPASFTQLTDLADNGKCDSGQTCCQQTS, from the coding sequence ATGAAAGCAAACAAAAAAGAAATCATTGCGCTGTTTTTAATAGCCTTAATGATGTTCCTTCCAGCCTATTCTGCAAATGCATTGACAATATCAAACATCAGGGTGAAAAACCTCACTTCAAGCTCAGCTGATATTTTATGGGATACAGATGCTGCTGCAGACTCTATGGTTAAATATGGCAATTATTCCTACAGGGAATTCTCAGTTTCAGATGCTGCTCTTGTAACAGAGCATGCTGTAACATTGCCTGCTTTGCTGCCTGATTCAAAATATTACTACAGCATAACATCAGCAGCTGGAAGCGACAGCGCAACAAAAGGCGGGGACAATTATTATTTCTATACCAATGTAGGTGATATCGTTGCGCCTGTTATATCGGCTATTTTAGTTTCAACAACAGAGAAAACTGCGACAATAAGCTGGACAACAAGCGAAGCTTCGACTTCAAAGATATATTATGGCGGAACAACTGGCCTTGGCTCTGAAGTAAGCGCAGGCGGAATGCTTACTCAGCATAATGTGCAATTGACAGATTTGACAAATAATACGCAATACTTCTATGTTGCAAATTCATGCGATGCCTATAATAACTGCGCGAACTCATCTCTGCTCAGCTTTGTCGCACAGTCTGCTGACACAACTCCGCCTTTCATCAATGCTACAATCCCTGCACTGCATGGATCTTCGCAGATTGACATAGGCGGAAGTACAGAAGCATATACAACTGTGCAGCTCTATCAGAATGATGCGCTGAAAAGAGCCCTGACAACTGATTACAATGGAACATTCTTGTTCCCTGCTGTTGTGCTTGATCCTGCTGTTTCGCCGAACAAAATAAGGCTGCATGCAAAAGATGCTGCAGGAAATGAGAATGATGCAAGCTATAACATAACTGTTGATTTAACTTACCCTTTCCTGGACATAGCGCCAATTCCTCAGGTTTCTCCGGTACAGACATTAAAGGTTAACGGCACAGTTGACAAGAATTCAACAATAAAATTCTATGTCAGCCCAGAAAGCTTTGACACAACCCCGCCGCCTGCTGTGGAAAATCTTTCACAAAGCATTGTAACTGCCAGTTCTATAAAGATCGCATGGAATACTGTTAATGTAACTGACTTGAGCAAATATGCTGTTTACAGGTCAGATGTTGGGAGAATAGCAACAACGTTCTCAAATTATTTCTTAGATATTCTTGTCAGCACAAACAAAACATACACATACCAAGCCAGCGCAGTTGATGCTTCGGGGAATGAAGGCCAGAAGTCAGCAATGATTTATATTACAACTTTGGCTGGCGGCAGCACAATAACTCAGCTTCCTACTGTGGTTGAGTTGGATATCATAACGCCGCAAACCATGCTGAACAATGTGCTCGGCAATTTTTCAACTGGCCTTGCTTTGCAGAATGGCCGCAACAGGATAAAGATTGAGGCAATTGACAATATCGGGCATACGACAACTTATGAGAATGCAACTTTGTTTGATCCTAACCCCCCTGTAATAGTTGAAAATAACCTTGGATCATTAAGCCCGTCTTACATCCCCGATGTTACGATAAGAGGAAAGGTGAACAAAAATGCAACTGTTTATGTTTACCTTAACTATGATGATGGATCATCCCCTTCATATGAAAAAGCGACAGAATCAGACGGAACTTTCAGCGTTGATATCAGCCTGACAAAAGAAGGCACATTAAATGAGTATGAAACAACAGGCATAGCCGGAACGCCATCAACAGGATTAAGCGGAGAATACTCGCCTGCTTATATAAACAAGATAAAATTAACTGCAAAGGATTCTGTTGGAAGGGAAAGCTCACCAGTAATGGGTGATATAAAATACACGCAGTGCGGATTTGGGGCATGGTGGCAGGTAAACATAAGCGAAGCAACCCCTGATATGCTTACTCCAAAACTGATGCTTATTGGAATGTCGCAGATTGGGATAACTTCGCAGATAGGGTGGCAGGGCGGCTATCAGAATGGAAATATAATAGCCAACCCGACTGTGGAAATAATGCCGTTAAGCGCAGAGCAGAAGGAAAAATATGATGAAGACTGGCTGCAGAGTTCGCAGGCGATATGGAGCAGCGACAAAAGAACAGGCTACGTTATTCTCAAAATAAAAAGGCTTGATTCGATAATAAAAGCCAACACATCGCTTCAGAAAGAAAATAATTTAAGCGACCATAGAAAAGACGAATGCCCTGTTCCTGGTCTTGGCTGCATTAAGATCCCTTTGCTGCTCACAATAAGGTTTTACGATCCTAATTTGCCTGGCTACAGCATCTCACCGGGAGTTGGGGGAACGCAGGGAGCTTTAACTCAGACGCAGACATTAACCCAAAAGCAGTGCTGGGACGTGATTGTCAATATTGACAGAAGAGCGCCTTCAGACAAGATTCCAAAGGCATTTTTAACTTCATCTGTTGAACTGCTGAATACAACAATAGAATTGATAGATATGATACTGAAGCCATTAAATCAGGTCAAGACATGGGTGTTTTACGGCTGCATGGGATCCTGGGCATATTCCTTTTTTAACTGGTTCAATGAAAAGTGGAACTGCGAGTATTCAGGAGGCTTAGGAACAATACTTGGCGGCATTATTGGCGCTAATGAGATGAAAAAAGTTGCAGAACAAGGGCAGTGCGATCAGGCATTTGATCCCGCCAAAGAGCAAGATAAGAATCAGGCTTGTAAATCCTGCAGCGATGCAATACAAAGAAGAATGGGCTGGGAGCAGACAATGCATTTGATCTGCGACAGGATCTTCTGCCCTGCTGCGCCTACGTTGCAGAATTATGTTGAGGGAAAAGTTAAAGAGGGCAAAGATATATTTGGTGCTACAGATTTAGGTACAAAAGAAACCATAAGCAGCGCAGCCAACCTTGTTAAATCAAATTCCGACTGCGGGCTTGTTAAAAGTGCTGTTGGCAAAGACACAGTAAAAACAATATATGATAATTATATTGATCAACAGAATCAACAAGCTTGCAAAGGGCTTCATCCTTATGATCCAAAATGCTGCGGCTTTGAATACATGCGCGAATGGGATTCTGCATGCGGAGCTTATCCTAAGTTCGGGTTTAATGAAATAGAAGAATCATATTGCTTAGTTCATCCGGAAGATACAAAGGTCTGCACAACTCCGAGAAAGATCTTTAATTCTGTAGCAGGATTCTGCGATCCGCAAGGAAAACCAAAAGAAGAATTTGTAAAGGGACTTAGGACTTATAAAGAATTAGGGCCACAAGATACAAAAGACACAGAAGCACTTGGAAAAGAGATATTCTACAGAATAACGGAAAAAACAGATAGCAGTGGAAAGACAACAGATGTTGTTGTTGAAAGAGGTTATTATAACACAAAGTACGTTACTGCACAACAAGGAGCAGTTCAAGTAGGACAGCCGAGCAAGGTCACGCAGGATGTAGAATTTAAGCCCTTAAGGCCTGTCAATGAAATCAAAGATGTTGATGTAATAGACAAAAACAATCTACAATCTTCCTACAATGCCCAATTAACAAAATTCAAAAAAGATTATGTATTTGTTGCTGCAGAAACCAGGCAAATTCCTGGTGTAGCTGGAAACGGCGATATTAACAAAGATGCACAAGAAGTTTTTGACAAGATTTTATCGGCCATTGGCACAACAGACAAGAAATACATTGTTGATCCGACCTCTGGCTTGTTAAGGTCAATTCAATGCGTTTGCCTGCCGGGGATCACGAGCTATCTGTCGCTTTACAGATCCATGATGGATGCCATAAGGACATGCTTCAACACAATCTTATTGACAGGAGACGGAAATCCAGGAGTGTGCCAGGCTGTATTGACGCAGTATGTGTGCGATCTTATCTATGATGTTATAAAATGCTTTACAAAGAAGTACAGCAACGGATTTGGAAAAAGGATTGAAGGCGGCATTGGCGGATTTTTAGGAGCATTGACATCTGCAGGAACAGCTGTCCAGAAGTCAGTCTCTGGCAGATACGGCGGCTCAACAATATGGCGCACAATGTTTGCTGAAAGAAAATTGGTGCATGCCATTTGCTTATTTGCATTTACAGGAGACTGGAATCTTGATGTGAATACTTTGCTGAATGAAAACATATCTGTTAATATACAGAGCCAGCCGATATTGTATCCATGCACAAGAAGATTTGTTTCCTATAATCCTGTAAGCAACCCATCTGGATTAACAACATGGAGCTATCATCTTGGAATCGGATTGGTTGCAGGCTCCCCTTTAACATACAGGGTTTATCTGAAATGCTCAAGCGGCTATACTTGCGATACAAATGATTTCGAAGGAGGAAAGTGCGACTGCGTAAGCGCAGAGCAGACTATGGGTGTTGCTGCAGAAGGCGGCACAGGAGTGCTTAAAGCAGGCCAGATACTCGACAGCGATACCTATGTTCCATTAACAGAATCAAAAGTAAGGTATGATACTGCTGTCCTTGAATGGGCATGGACTGACAACACAGGGGCAAAGAGAACAGACAAGCAGGAATGCAGTATAACGCAGGAAGGCGGAAAGCCGCCAGTATTCTGCAGCTTTGACATAGGAACAGGAAGCTATCTGTGCAGATTAAGCATCGGCCAAAACACAGGAGAGGCGTATTTTAACCCAGCTCCTTCTGCAAGGGCAGAGCCTTTCAAAAAAGATGAAAATCTTAGAATATCAGTCAATATAGCGCAGCAATTGCCTAGAGATGCTTCAGAGCGCAAAAGCGAATATTGCAGTGATGGCTTAAAATACTGTTCTTATACAAAACAACTGAGATGGACTGTAACAAACCAGAATGGTGTTGTGATTTCAGAAATGAGCAGCGGCACTGCAGCATCAAACCAACCCCCGCAGCTGCTTTATGAAAGCAAAGAGCATCAATTTACATTGCCTGATGTTATGATAACGAAAGAGATGTTTGAAAGAACAAGCACGCCGACTTCAACAACGAAAACATGCGAGAATGTTGGTGTGCCTACAGGAGTCACATATTCAAATTCAATATCTGTTAAGTCTATGACCTGTGATGATACTTTCGAATTGATTTACCATACAGGAAAAAATGATAATGAAAAATTCGAATACAAAATCGGCACATACCTTTCAACCCCTACTGCAATTTTCACACCATCATCAAAAACTACAAATAAATGCACTTACGAAAAAAGCTCAAATAAAGTAACTTGCGGCAATAATGTGATAAATATAAACTCGGAACCAACTAATGACGCATCAACTGTATTTTATTCTCATATTCAAACAAGCCAGACTACCACAAGCACTTTCACGTGCGACAACAAAGAGCAGACATGGAATGCTGTATTTGCATTATATGATTATAAAAAAGACGATACAACGGGGCAATATGTTCCTTCCGAGCAAAAAACAACATATAATGGAGCAATTCAAGAAAAATCATTGAATTTCAAAGTGATATGCAATCCTTCTGCTCAAGGGACTGCTTCAACAACAGGGCCAACAATAATAAACTCATTCACAGTAGATGACAAGACAGGAACAATTTTAGTAAAGAAAAATGACGCAAAAAATGCCAAGATAACAACAACAGAAGATTCTGCTTCAGCTTATATGTCAGTAAAAGGTCCAATATCCGACTCGTTACAATTAGAACAAAGCTCATCAATATCAAAAAAAGAATGGAGCGCTAAAACCCTTCTCTGGGTGCCTGTACTGGCAGGAAAATATACGTTGCAAGGCCATGTTATTGGTGGATCCTTAAATAATCCCTACACTTCTCAAAATACAATCACAGCTTATGTCTGGGAAAAAGAATGCAGTGATAAGAGCAATCCTGCTAAAAAAGGAGTTTGCCTTTCAACTGAAAGTAGCGGAGTATGTCCTGCTTCATTTACGCAATTAACTGACTTAGCCGATAATGGTAAATGCGATTCTGGCCAAACCTGCTGCCAACAAACTTCTTAA